GAAGTTCGGATCGGAGGCTGCGGTAAAAAACCACCTGGGACAATGTTCCGGGGTCGAAAGCCGCCCCGAACTTGCTTTTGGAGCGGCGGACGCCCTTGGCCATGAATTTCATCCGGCCGAAGTTCCGGGTAAAGGCATGAACTATCCGGCTGGACTCGGACCAGTTCTGGGTCTTAAGGATTATGGCTTCGGTGCGTTGGATCATCGGGGTTCACTATTCACTCTGTGGCGGCGGTTTGGACGGAGCCGTCCTGAAGGCCGGGTTTGGAGGGCAGCTTCAACAGCCGCCTGGCCCTCACCGCCATGATCCTCCGCTGGCGCACCGCCTCCACCGTGAATTCCCAGGCCGGCTGGGACTGCGGCCATTTGAGCTTTTCCCCGGAGGACGGCACCTTGCCGGCGATGTCGTAAATGAAACCGCCCAGGGTCTCAAAACCCTCGGTGGGAAAATCAGATCCCAGCGCTTCGTTCAATTGTTCGATGTCTATCCGGGCGTCGATCCGGTAGGTTCTCTCGTCTATCTTGCGGAACAGCGGCTCCTCGGTATCAAACTCGTCCCGGACCTCGCCCACTATTTCTTCCAGCACATCCTCCAAAGTCACCATGCCGGCGGTGCCGCCGTATTCGTCCACCACGATGGCTAGGTGGGTCTTCCAGGACTGGAATTCCTGCAGCAGGCCGTCTAATTTTTTGGACTCGGGAACAAAATGGGCGGGGCGGGCCAGTTCGTCCACCGGCTGGTTCTTGACTCCCGAGCGCAAAGCCTTGTTGATGTCGGTGGCGTAGGCGATGCCCACGATGTTATCTATGGTCTGGCGGTAGACCGGAATCCGGGTGTGCCCGGCCTTCTCCATCAGTTTGACCGCCTTGAAAATGGGAAGTCCGAATGGGGCCGCCACCATATCTATCCGGGGCACCATGATCTCCCGGGCGGTTTTGTCTCCCAGTTCAAAGATCCCGTGGATCATCTCGGTCTCGGAGCGGTCCAGCACGCCTTGTTCGTGGCCGGCTGAAAGTAGGGCCTTAATCTCGTCCTCGGTGATCTTGGAGGAAAGCTGGGCCTTCTTGATGCCGAAAATAGAGAGGGTCAGGTCGGTGGCGCGGGTTAAAAGCCAGATGGCCGGGCGGGCCGCAACCGCCATGAATTCCAGGGGCCTGGCGACCAGCAGGGTTATGAACTGGGAATGCTTGAGGGCGATGTTCTTGGGGGTAAGCTCTCCCAGGATGATGGTGAAGAATGAGACCACTGCGGTGACCAGGGCCAGGGCGATGGGGTGACTGTTCTGGGAGATGATCCCCAGTGGAATATCCTCCAGGGTCTGGGAAACCAACTTGTAGCTGGAAACGGCGGCCACGGCCGAAGCCAGGAATCCCAGGAAGGTAACGCCCATCTGAATGGTGGCAAACAGCCGGGAGGGGTCCTCCAGCAGCCGTAAAGCCGACTTGGCCCTTTGGTCCCCGCGGTGGGACAGTTCCTTAAGACTGCTTTTGCGCACCGTGATCAAGGCGATCTCGGACGCGGATAAAAGTCCGTTGAAAAATATCAGTGCCGCGATCAGCAGCAGTTCACTCCAAATAGAAATTTCCAAGATTTAAAAATCTCCCTTTTGTTTCAAGCTGTCAGATTAGTGCCCGTAAAGATAGAACTCTTCCCGTCGCTGCATTTTGCGGGCCGGGCCGAGCCGGCTATGGTCGTAACCCAGAAGATGCAACACCCCGTGGACGGTCAGCCTTCTGATCTCCTCTTCGACCGTGGCGCGGTATTCTTTAGCCTGGCGCCTGGCCCGGGGCAGAGAAATATATACGTCCCCCAGATTGGGCCGGGTCCAACAGGCTTTAGGCCCTTCCAGCAGGGCGAAGGAGATGACGTCGGTCGCCCTGTCCTGGCCCCGGTAGCGGCGGTTGAGCCTCCGCAGGTGGGCGCTGTCGGTGAAGATCACGGTCAGGTCACAGCCCGGACGGGATTCTTCCTTCAATATCCTTTTGACCAGGGCCTTTAAGGCTGAAGGTTTGAAGTCCCGGACGGGAACAAGGAATTCGAAACAAACGGACATATAAGGCTTGCAATTATATTGCTAACGAGGTTTTTCTTCCAGCAGGGTGGTCTGGGGATATTCGATCCGGGGATGGAAGACCGCGGTCAGCACCGGCATGAAGGCCTCCCCGGTCAGGTTCAGCTCGTGCAGGGTCAGGTTGGACTCGTCCAGCTCCAGCTGGTTGGCCTTCTCGGCGATGATGGCCCGGACCACCTTGCGCACCCTTTTGGCGCTGTGGTCCTTCAGCGATCTGACGGTGGCCTCCACCACGTCGGCCAGCATCACCAGCCCGACCTCCTTGGACTGAGGCCGAGGTCCGGGATAGCGGAAGTCGGATTCCAGCACCCCGCCTTCGCTGGTCTGGAGCGCCTTGAGGTAAAAATATTTGGAGAGAGTGGTGCCGTGGTGCTGGGCGATGGCGTCCACTATCAGTTGGGGCATCCGTCTCTGTTTTGCCAGCTCCACTCCGTCTTTGACGTGGGAGACCAGCACCAGGTGGCTCATCTTGGGGGCCAGTCCGTCGTGGCGGTTGATTCCGGTGTTTTGGTTCTCGATGAAGTAATCCGGCTTGGTCAGCTTGCCGACGTCGTGGTAATAGCCCATGATCCGGGACTGCAGGCTGTTGGCCCCGATGGCCAGGGCGGCGGCCTCGGCCAGGTTCCCCACCAGCAGGCTGTGCTGGAATGTTCCCGGGGCCTCCAGCGAAAGACGCTTCAACAAGGGCCGGTCGGGATCGGCCAGTTCCAGCAGGCTGTAGTCGGTGGTGACCCGGAAGATGGCCTCCAACAGCGGCAGCAGCACCAGGGCCAGCGCCACCGAAAGGGCGGCGTTCAGCGGCCCCAGCGCCAAGGACTGCTTGATCTGCTCGGCCGGCGCCTGCCTTAAGTATTCC
This genomic window from candidate division TA06 bacterium contains:
- a CDS encoding HlyC/CorC family transporter codes for the protein MEISIWSELLLIAALIFFNGLLSASEIALITVRKSSLKELSHRGDQRAKSALRLLEDPSRLFATIQMGVTFLGFLASAVAAVSSYKLVSQTLEDIPLGIISQNSHPIALALVTAVVSFFTIILGELTPKNIALKHSQFITLLVARPLEFMAVAARPAIWLLTRATDLTLSIFGIKKAQLSSKITEDEIKALLSAGHEQGVLDRSETEMIHGIFELGDKTAREIMVPRIDMVAAPFGLPIFKAVKLMEKAGHTRIPVYRQTIDNIVGIAYATDINKALRSGVKNQPVDELARPAHFVPESKKLDGLLQEFQSWKTHLAIVVDEYGGTAGMVTLEDVLEEIVGEVRDEFDTEEPLFRKIDERTYRIDARIDIEQLNEALGSDFPTEGFETLGGFIYDIAGKVPSSGEKLKWPQSQPAWEFTVEAVRQRRIMAVRARRLLKLPSKPGLQDGSVQTAATE
- the ybeY gene encoding rRNA maturation RNase YbeY yields the protein MSVCFEFLVPVRDFKPSALKALVKRILKEESRPGCDLTVIFTDSAHLRRLNRRYRGQDRATDVISFALLEGPKACWTRPNLGDVYISLPRARRQAKEYRATVEEEIRRLTVHGVLHLLGYDHSRLGPARKMQRREEFYLYGH